One window of Nocardia sp. NBC_00508 genomic DNA carries:
- the carB gene encoding carbamoyl-phosphate synthase large subunit, with amino-acid sequence MPRREDLEHILVIGSGPIVIGQACEFDYSGTQACRVLRAEGLRVSLVNSNPATIMTDPEFADSTYVEPITPEFVEKVIEKERPDAILATLGGQTALNTAVALHERGVLAKYGVELIGADFDAIQRGEDRQKFKDIVAKVGGESARSRVCFTMDEVRDTVAELGFPVVVRPSFTMGGLGSGMAYNQEDLDRIAGGGLAASPTANVLIEESILGWKEYELELMRDGRDNVVVVCSIENVDPMGVHTGDSVTVAPAMTLTDREYQKLRDLGIAILREVGVDTGGCNIQFAVDPRDGRLIVIEMNPRVSRSSALASKATGFPIAKIAAKLAIGYTLDEIVNDITKETPACFEPTLDYVVVKAPRFAFEKFPGADATLTTTMKSVGEAMSLGRNFAEALGKVLRSLETKATGFWTQDDGAWTDVEAILEDLRTPTEGRIYQVERALRLGASIEAVAAASGIDPWFVAEVAGLVELRQEVVDAPVLDEPLLRRAKHYGLSDRQLAALRPELAGESGVRALRHRLGIRPVFKTVDTCAAEFDAKTPYHYSAYELDPAAESEVAPQREREKVIILGSGPNRIGQGIEFDYSCVHAAQTLSQAGYETVMVNCNPETVSTDYDTADRLYFEPLTFEDVLEVYHAECESGTVAGVIVQLGGQTPLGLAQRLTEAGVPVVGTSAAAIDLAEDRGEFGDVLVTAGLPAPKYGTATTFAQAKKIAAGIGYPVLVRPSYVLGGRGMEIVYDEKSLEGYISRATALSPEHPVLVDRFLEDAIEIDVDALCDGEEVYLGGVMEHIEEAGIHSGDSACALPPITLGRSDIEAVRRSTVALAKGIGVKGLLNVQYALKDDVLYVLEANPRASRTVPFVSKATAVPLAKAAARIMLGATIAELRQEGMLPSEGDGGHVALDAPVAVKEAVLPFHRFRRADGSGVDSLLSPEMKSTGEVMGIDADFGTAFAKSQTAAYGSLPTEGTVFVSIANRDKRAMVFPVKRLHDLGFRILATEGTAEMLRRNGIPCERVRKHSEEGPAEEPTIVEQIRDGEIDMVFNTPYGNSGPRVDGYEIRSAAVGVNIPCITTVQGAAAAVQGIEASINGGIGVRSLQELHWALRG; translated from the coding sequence ATGCCTCGCCGCGAGGATCTCGAGCACATCCTGGTGATCGGTTCTGGCCCGATCGTCATCGGCCAGGCGTGCGAATTCGACTACTCCGGCACGCAGGCGTGCCGGGTGCTGCGGGCCGAGGGCCTGCGGGTGTCGCTGGTCAACTCGAACCCGGCGACGATCATGACCGACCCGGAGTTCGCCGACTCGACCTATGTCGAGCCGATCACGCCGGAGTTCGTCGAGAAGGTGATCGAGAAGGAGCGTCCCGACGCCATCCTGGCCACCCTCGGCGGGCAGACCGCGCTGAACACCGCGGTCGCGCTGCACGAGCGCGGTGTGCTGGCGAAGTACGGAGTGGAGCTGATCGGCGCCGACTTCGACGCCATCCAGCGCGGTGAGGACCGGCAGAAGTTCAAGGACATCGTGGCCAAGGTGGGCGGGGAGAGCGCGCGCTCGCGGGTCTGCTTCACCATGGACGAGGTCCGCGACACGGTGGCCGAACTCGGCTTCCCCGTGGTGGTGCGCCCGTCGTTCACCATGGGCGGTCTCGGCTCCGGCATGGCCTACAACCAGGAGGACCTCGACCGCATCGCGGGCGGCGGCCTGGCCGCCTCGCCCACGGCGAACGTGCTCATCGAGGAGTCCATCCTCGGCTGGAAGGAATACGAGCTCGAGCTGATGCGCGACGGCCGCGACAATGTCGTGGTGGTCTGCTCGATCGAGAACGTCGATCCGATGGGTGTGCACACCGGCGACTCGGTCACCGTCGCCCCGGCCATGACGCTCACCGACCGCGAATACCAGAAGCTGCGCGACCTCGGCATCGCCATCCTGCGCGAGGTCGGCGTCGACACCGGCGGCTGCAATATCCAGTTCGCGGTGGATCCGCGCGACGGCCGCCTGATCGTCATCGAGATGAACCCCCGCGTCTCGCGTTCGTCCGCGCTGGCGTCCAAGGCGACCGGCTTCCCGATCGCGAAGATCGCCGCGAAGCTGGCCATCGGCTACACGCTCGATGAGATCGTCAACGACATCACCAAGGAAACCCCGGCCTGCTTCGAGCCGACCCTGGACTACGTCGTCGTCAAGGCGCCGCGGTTCGCGTTCGAGAAGTTCCCCGGCGCCGACGCCACGCTGACCACCACCATGAAATCGGTGGGCGAGGCGATGTCGCTCGGCCGCAACTTCGCCGAGGCACTGGGCAAGGTGCTGCGTTCGCTGGAGACCAAGGCCACCGGTTTCTGGACCCAGGACGACGGTGCGTGGACCGACGTCGAAGCGATCCTGGAGGATCTGCGCACCCCGACCGAGGGCCGCATCTACCAGGTCGAGCGGGCGCTGCGCCTGGGCGCGAGCATCGAGGCCGTCGCCGCCGCCTCCGGCATCGACCCGTGGTTCGTCGCGGAAGTCGCCGGTCTGGTCGAGCTGCGCCAGGAGGTCGTCGATGCGCCCGTGCTGGACGAGCCGCTGCTGCGCCGGGCCAAGCACTACGGCCTGTCCGATCGGCAGCTGGCCGCGCTGCGCCCGGAGCTGGCGGGGGAGAGCGGCGTGCGCGCGCTGCGGCACCGGCTCGGGATCCGCCCGGTCTTCAAGACCGTCGATACCTGCGCCGCCGAGTTCGACGCCAAGACCCCGTATCACTACTCGGCATACGAGCTCGACCCGGCGGCCGAGTCCGAGGTCGCGCCGCAGCGCGAACGGGAGAAGGTGATCATCCTCGGGTCCGGTCCGAACCGGATCGGCCAAGGTATCGAATTCGACTACTCGTGCGTGCACGCGGCGCAGACGCTGTCCCAGGCCGGGTACGAGACGGTGATGGTCAACTGCAACCCCGAGACCGTCTCCACCGACTACGACACCGCCGACCGCCTCTACTTCGAGCCGCTGACCTTCGAGGACGTGCTCGAGGTCTATCACGCCGAATGCGAATCGGGCACCGTCGCCGGCGTCATCGTGCAGCTGGGCGGGCAGACCCCGCTCGGTCTCGCGCAGCGGCTCACCGAGGCGGGCGTGCCGGTGGTCGGCACCAGCGCGGCCGCCATCGACCTGGCCGAGGATCGCGGCGAGTTCGGCGACGTGCTGGTCACGGCCGGGCTGCCCGCGCCGAAGTACGGCACGGCGACCACCTTCGCGCAGGCCAAGAAGATCGCCGCGGGCATCGGCTACCCGGTGCTGGTGCGCCCGTCCTATGTGCTCGGCGGGCGGGGCATGGAGATCGTCTACGACGAGAAGTCCCTGGAGGGCTACATCTCCCGCGCGACCGCGCTCAGCCCGGAGCACCCGGTTCTGGTGGACCGGTTCCTGGAGGACGCGATCGAGATCGACGTCGACGCGCTGTGCGACGGCGAGGAGGTCTACCTCGGCGGCGTGATGGAGCACATCGAGGAGGCGGGCATCCACTCCGGCGACTCCGCGTGCGCGCTGCCGCCGATCACGCTGGGCCGCAGCGACATCGAGGCGGTGCGCCGCTCCACGGTCGCGCTGGCCAAGGGCATCGGCGTCAAAGGCCTGCTGAACGTGCAGTACGCGCTCAAGGACGACGTGCTCTACGTGCTCGAGGCCAATCCGCGGGCCAGCCGGACGGTTCCGTTCGTGTCCAAGGCGACCGCGGTGCCGCTGGCCAAGGCCGCCGCGCGGATCATGCTCGGCGCCACCATCGCCGAGCTGCGCCAAGAGGGCATGCTGCCGAGCGAGGGCGACGGCGGCCACGTGGCGCTGGATGCCCCGGTCGCGGTCAAGGAGGCCGTGCTGCCGTTCCACCGGTTCCGGCGCGCCGATGGCAGCGGGGTGGATTCGCTGCTGTCGCCGGAGATGAAGTCCACCGGCGAGGTGATGGGAATCGACGCCGATTTCGGCACCGCGTTCGCCAAGAGCCAGACCGCCGCCTACGGCTCGCTGCCCACCGAGGGCACCGTGTTCGTCTCGATCGCGAACCGGGACAAGCGCGCGATGGTCTTCCCGGTGAAGCGCCTCCATGACCTCGGCTTCCGCATCCTCGCCACCGAGGGAACCGCGGAGATGTTGCGTCGCAACGGCATTCCGTGTGAGCGGGTGCGCAAGCACTCCGAGGAAGGCCCGGCCGAGGAGCCGACCATCGTGGAGCAGATCCGCGACGGCGAGATCGACATGGTGTTCAACACCCCGTACGGCAACTCCGGTCCTCGCGTGGACGGCTACGAGATCCGCAGCGCGGCGGTCGGAGTGAACATCCCGTGCATCACCACCGTGCAGGGCGCGGCGGCCGCGGTGCAGGGCATCGAGGCCAGCATCAACGGCGGGATCGGCGTGCGCTCCCTGCAGGAACTGCATTGGGCTCTGCGTGGCTGA
- the pyrF gene encoding orotidine-5'-phosphate decarboxylase has product MKTFGGRLRHAMRHFGPVCVGIDPHPELLRSWGLTEDVEGLEQFAEICVEAFDGLVALIKPQVAFFEAYGSGGIAVLERTIEVLRASGTLVLADAKRGDIGSTMDAYARTWLADGPLGSDAVTVSPYLGFGSLAPALTLAEANQRGIFVLAATSNPEGEQVQRAVTADARTVAQTMVDEAAARNAGAEFGSVGVVVGATLTQAPDLSALNGPILMPGVGAQGGGPETIRDLVPEPTLGAVVPNVSREVLRDGPTVPALRARVRALQDVFAFLQR; this is encoded by the coding sequence ATGAAGACCTTCGGCGGCCGGCTGCGGCACGCGATGCGACATTTCGGCCCTGTGTGCGTCGGCATCGACCCGCACCCGGAACTGCTGCGGTCTTGGGGTCTCACCGAGGACGTGGAAGGACTCGAACAGTTCGCCGAGATCTGCGTGGAGGCATTCGACGGCTTGGTCGCGCTGATCAAACCGCAGGTCGCCTTCTTCGAGGCCTACGGCTCGGGCGGGATCGCGGTGCTGGAGCGGACCATCGAGGTGCTGCGTGCCTCGGGGACGCTGGTGCTCGCCGACGCCAAACGCGGCGACATCGGCTCGACCATGGATGCCTACGCCCGCACCTGGCTGGCCGACGGTCCCCTGGGGTCGGACGCGGTCACGGTGTCGCCGTATCTCGGATTCGGTTCGCTGGCACCGGCTTTGACACTCGCCGAGGCCAACCAGCGCGGCATCTTCGTGCTCGCGGCCACGTCGAATCCCGAGGGCGAGCAAGTGCAGCGGGCGGTCACGGCGGACGCGCGCACGGTGGCGCAGACCATGGTCGACGAGGCCGCGGCCCGCAACGCGGGCGCCGAGTTCGGGTCGGTGGGCGTGGTGGTCGGCGCCACGCTGACCCAGGCGCCGGACTTGTCCGCGCTCAACGGCCCGATTCTCATGCCCGGTGTCGGCGCCCAGGGCGGTGGCCCGGAAACGATTCGGGACCTCGTTCCCGAGCCGACGCTGGGAGCCGTTGTCCCGAATGTCTCGCGCGAGGTGCTGCGGGACGGGCCGACGGTCCCGGCACTGCGTGCCAGAGTGCGCGCGCTCCAGGACGTGTTCGCGTTTCTGCAGCGATGA
- the mihF gene encoding integration host factor, actinobacterial type: MALPQLTDEQRAAALEKAAAARRARAELKERLKRGGTNLKQVLADAETNEVYGKMKVSALLEALPKVGKVKAAEIMSELEIAPTRRLRGLGDRQRKALLARFDFDA, from the coding sequence GTGGCCCTTCCCCAGCTGACTGACGAGCAGCGCGCCGCTGCTTTGGAGAAGGCGGCTGCCGCTCGCCGCGCTCGGGCGGAGCTCAAGGAGCGCTTGAAGCGTGGCGGCACCAACCTGAAGCAGGTCCTCGCTGACGCCGAGACCAACGAGGTCTACGGCAAGATGAAGGTTTCAGCCCTGCTGGAGGCCTTGCCGAAGGTGGGCAAGGTCAAGGCGGCGGAAATCATGAGCGAGCTGGAGATCGCCCCCACCCGGCGGCTGCGCGGACTCGGCGACCGGCAGCGCAAGGCGCTGCTGGCCCGGTTCGACTTCGACGCCTGA
- the gmk gene encoding guanylate kinase, producing MIEHTRKGRLVVLVGPSAVGKSTVVRCVRERLPELVFSVSATTRAPRPGEVDGLDYRFVSRAEFDAMIEAGELLEWADIHGGLQRSGTPAGPVRAALAEGLPVLVEVDLEGARSVRQAIPEGILVFLAPPSWDELVARLTSRGTESPEVIERRLETARIELAACDEFDIVIVNDDVTSACEQLVSLFVSTNSSS from the coding sequence GTGATCGAACACACGCGGAAGGGTCGGCTGGTCGTACTGGTCGGCCCCTCGGCCGTGGGCAAGTCCACCGTGGTCCGCTGCGTCCGCGAGCGACTGCCCGAACTGGTCTTCAGCGTGTCGGCAACGACCCGGGCCCCGCGGCCCGGGGAGGTCGACGGCCTCGACTATCGCTTCGTGTCCCGCGCGGAGTTCGACGCGATGATCGAGGCGGGCGAACTGCTCGAGTGGGCGGACATCCACGGCGGGTTGCAGCGTTCGGGCACCCCCGCAGGGCCGGTGCGCGCCGCTTTGGCGGAGGGCCTCCCCGTGCTCGTCGAAGTGGATCTGGAAGGCGCCCGCTCGGTGCGCCAGGCGATCCCGGAGGGGATCCTGGTGTTCCTCGCCCCGCCGAGCTGGGACGAGTTGGTGGCGCGGCTGACCTCGCGCGGCACCGAGTCGCCCGAGGTGATCGAACGCCGGTTGGAAACCGCCAGGATCGAGCTGGCAGCCTGTGACGAGTTCGACATCGTCATAGTGAACGATGACGTGACCAGCGCCTGTGAGCAGTTGGTATCGTTGTTCGTTAGCACGAATTCGAGTTCGTGA
- the rpoZ gene encoding DNA-directed RNA polymerase subunit omega yields the protein MSSTDTKTAPAYDTPVGLTNPPIDELLERTSSKYALVIYAAKRARQINDYYNQLGDGILEYVGPLVEPGLQEKPLSVALREIHADLLEHSEGE from the coding sequence GTGAGCAGTACGGACACCAAGACCGCGCCCGCCTACGACACGCCGGTCGGCCTCACCAACCCGCCGATCGACGAGTTGCTCGAGCGCACCTCGTCCAAGTACGCCCTGGTCATCTACGCGGCCAAGCGGGCCCGTCAGATCAACGACTACTACAACCAGCTCGGCGACGGCATCCTCGAGTACGTCGGCCCGCTGGTCGAGCCGGGTCTGCAGGAGAAGCCGCTGTCGGTCGCGCTGCGCGAGATCCACGCCGATCTGCTCGAGCACTCCGAAGGCGAGTGA
- the coaBC gene encoding bifunctional phosphopantothenoylcysteine decarboxylase/phosphopantothenate--cysteine ligase CoaBC: protein MTTRIVVGVSGGIAAYKACSLVRRFTETGHEVRVIPTESALQFVGKATFEALSGNPVHTGVFADVPEVPHVRLGQEADLVVIAPATADLMARAAIGRADDLLTATLLTARCPILFAPAMHTEMWEHPATVANVATLRARGAIVMEPASGRLTGTDTGPGRLPEPEEIFGLASLLLERTDAIPRDLEGRRVVITAGGTREPLDPVRFLGNRSSGKQGYALARVAAQRGAHVTLIAGNTIEMAAPAAVDLVHITTADQLKTAVDKHAVGADAVIMAAAVADFRPTNVAAAKIKKGAGEPDVIPLTKTVDILAGLVQARRDGQLPGTAIVGFAAETGDEHGDVLTHARAKLARKGCDLLVVNAVGEGKAFEVDTNDGWLLGADGTEQALDHGSKALLASRVLDALSVLLR, encoded by the coding sequence GTGACCACACGGATCGTCGTCGGCGTATCCGGAGGGATCGCCGCCTACAAGGCATGCTCTCTGGTCCGGCGATTCACCGAGACCGGACACGAGGTTCGGGTGATCCCCACCGAGTCGGCGCTGCAGTTCGTCGGTAAGGCGACCTTCGAAGCGCTCTCCGGGAACCCGGTGCACACCGGCGTGTTCGCCGACGTGCCCGAGGTCCCGCACGTTCGGCTGGGCCAGGAGGCGGACCTGGTGGTCATCGCCCCTGCGACCGCCGACCTCATGGCGCGTGCCGCGATCGGCCGCGCCGACGACCTGCTCACCGCCACGTTGTTGACGGCTCGATGTCCGATCCTGTTCGCGCCCGCGATGCACACCGAGATGTGGGAGCATCCGGCGACCGTCGCGAACGTCGCGACGCTGCGCGCCCGCGGTGCGATCGTCATGGAACCCGCGTCGGGCAGGCTCACCGGTACCGACACCGGTCCGGGACGGCTGCCCGAGCCCGAGGAGATCTTCGGCCTCGCGTCGCTGCTCTTGGAGCGCACCGACGCGATCCCACGTGACCTGGAGGGCCGCAGGGTGGTCATCACGGCGGGCGGCACCAGGGAACCGCTCGATCCGGTGCGCTTCCTCGGCAACCGCAGCTCCGGCAAGCAAGGCTACGCGCTCGCTCGGGTCGCGGCCCAGCGCGGCGCCCACGTCACGCTGATCGCGGGCAACACGATCGAGATGGCCGCACCCGCCGCCGTCGACTTGGTGCACATCACCACCGCCGACCAGCTGAAGACCGCAGTCGACAAGCACGCGGTCGGTGCCGACGCGGTGATCATGGCCGCGGCGGTCGCCGATTTCCGGCCGACCAACGTGGCCGCGGCCAAGATCAAGAAGGGCGCGGGCGAGCCCGACGTCATTCCGCTGACCAAGACTGTCGACATCCTCGCCGGTCTGGTGCAGGCGCGGCGCGACGGACAGTTGCCCGGTACCGCGATCGTCGGCTTCGCCGCCGAGACCGGTGACGAGCACGGCGACGTCCTCACCCACGCGCGGGCCAAGCTCGCCCGCAAGGGCTGTGACCTGCTGGTGGTGAACGCGGTCGGCGAGGGCAAGGCGTTCGAGGTGGACACCAACGACGGCTGGTTGCTCGGCGCGGACGGCACCGAGCAGGCGCTCGATCACGGCTCCAAGGCATTGCTCGCGAGCCGGGTACTCGATGCGCTGAGTGTGTTGTTGCGCTGA
- the metK gene encoding methionine adenosyltransferase produces MRTSGSRLFTSESVTEGHPDKICDAISDSILDALLADDPRSRVAVETLVTTGQVHVAGEVTTSAYADIPRIVREKVLEIGYDSSAKGFDGNSCGVNIAIGAQSPDIAQGVDTSHEARVVGAADEIERQGAGDQGLMFGYATKDTPELMPLPIALAHRLSRRLTEVRKSGVLPYLRPDGKTQVTIEYDGDRPVRLDTVVISTQHAADIDLDNLLAPDIREKVVDTVLAELEVPSLDTSDIRLLVNPTGKFVLGGPMGDAGLTGRKIIVDTYGGMARHGGGAFSGKDPSKVDRSAAYAMRWVAKNVVAADLAERVEVQVAYAIGKAAPVGLFVETFGTEKVDPARISTAITEVFDLRPGAIIRDLDLLRPIYAPTAAYGHFGRTDVDLPWEHTDRADKLRAAIGL; encoded by the coding sequence GTGCGCACGTCCGGCAGCCGCCTTTTCACCAGTGAGTCCGTGACCGAAGGTCATCCGGACAAAATCTGTGATGCCATCAGCGATTCCATCCTCGACGCATTGCTTGCGGACGATCCGCGCAGCCGGGTCGCGGTGGAAACTCTCGTGACCACCGGTCAGGTGCATGTCGCGGGTGAGGTCACCACATCGGCGTACGCCGATATTCCGCGAATTGTCCGGGAGAAGGTCCTGGAAATCGGATATGACTCTTCCGCAAAGGGATTCGACGGGAATTCCTGCGGTGTGAATATCGCGATCGGCGCGCAGTCGCCGGATATCGCGCAGGGTGTGGACACCTCGCACGAGGCGCGCGTCGTCGGGGCCGCCGATGAGATCGAACGGCAGGGCGCCGGCGACCAGGGGCTGATGTTCGGTTACGCCACCAAGGACACCCCGGAACTGATGCCGCTGCCGATCGCGCTGGCGCACCGGCTGTCGCGCCGGCTGACCGAGGTGCGCAAGTCCGGCGTGCTGCCTTACCTGCGTCCGGACGGCAAGACCCAGGTAACAATCGAGTACGACGGCGACCGCCCGGTCCGCCTCGACACGGTCGTCATCTCCACCCAGCACGCCGCCGACATCGACCTGGACAATCTGCTCGCGCCCGATATCCGCGAGAAGGTCGTCGACACGGTGCTCGCCGAACTGGAAGTGCCCAGCCTGGACACCTCGGACATCCGGCTGCTGGTCAACCCGACCGGCAAGTTCGTGCTCGGCGGTCCGATGGGCGACGCGGGCTTGACCGGCCGCAAGATCATCGTCGACACCTACGGCGGTATGGCCCGCCACGGCGGCGGCGCCTTCTCCGGCAAGGACCCGTCGAAGGTGGACCGTTCGGCCGCGTACGCCATGCGCTGGGTCGCGAAGAACGTGGTCGCGGCCGACCTCGCCGAGCGCGTCGAGGTCCAGGTGGCCTACGCGATCGGCAAGGCCGCCCCAGTCGGCTTGTTCGTCGAGACCTTCGGCACCGAAAAGGTCGATCCGGCTCGCATCTCCACCGCGATCACCGAGGTGTTCGACCTGCGTCCCGGCGCGATCATCCGCGACCTGGACCTGCTGCGCCCGATCTACGCGCCGACCGCCGCGTACGGCCACTTCGGCCGCACCGACGTCGACCTGCCGTGGGAGCACACCGACCGCGCGGACAAGCTGCGCGCGGCCATCGGCCTCTAG
- a CDS encoding primosomal protein N', with protein MEQPIARVLPLLSPAHLDRDFDYLVPPELDELAQPGVRVRVRFAGRLVDGYLLARLARSDHEGKLVKLERVVSGERVLTPEILELATAVAARYAGTRADVLRLAIPPRHARTESGGTKKSAEPAAAQAVSVERLAGDGEASGAVAETAGVATSSARTDDVIDVSATVSRSIPFPDSAEAHGVSASPADVSEPARGASTGSFRATEPDEPRPASERPYPRTTDQADASGGDGSSEEDGPRAVDAVSGEQWDAVVEDRPANQLSPADPPRSPAPSGVEVEIASWERYVHGPAFVTALAQGKGARAAWQALPGEDWPRRLAELAAVVAAQGRSAILMVPDQRDLDRVLTECVRLVGDSAVGLAAGLGPAARYRRWLAVLRGSARVVVGTRSAVFAPAVNLGLIGLWDDGDDTYAEPRAPYPHTREVAMLRAHETGAAFVAAGFARTAEVQAVVDSGWAHDLVADRAVLRKAAPRISAPGDSDIALERDPVARAVRIPGVAFAAARAALKEGAPVLVQVPRRGYIPALACAKCRTPARCRHCNGPLALPEAHRQRGPSAESSAAVQSPACRWCGITEAAFRCTSCGSRVLRAVVIGAARTAEELGRAFPDVTIRGSGGGAVLDTVEPGPQVVVATVGAEPVVPGGYGVALLLDGWALLGRADLRAAEDALRRWMAAAALVRAHGQVIVMAEPSIPTVQALVRWDPVGAARAEVAARAEVGFPPAVRLAAVDGTAATIAELLAAAELPDIVDQLGPVPLPDGARKPFSSGDSPVEVERILLRVERGYGAALAGALRAAQAVRSTHRSDAPLRVQIDPIDIG; from the coding sequence GTGGAGCAGCCGATCGCCCGAGTGCTTCCGCTGCTGTCACCGGCGCACCTGGACCGTGACTTCGACTACCTGGTGCCCCCCGAGCTGGACGAGCTCGCCCAGCCGGGGGTGCGGGTGCGCGTCCGTTTCGCGGGTCGCCTCGTCGACGGTTACCTGCTCGCGCGGCTGGCACGCAGCGACCACGAAGGCAAGCTGGTCAAGCTCGAACGCGTCGTCTCCGGCGAGCGTGTGCTGACGCCGGAAATCCTCGAGCTGGCCACGGCGGTGGCCGCGCGTTACGCGGGGACCCGCGCCGACGTCCTGCGGCTGGCCATTCCGCCGCGCCACGCCCGCACCGAATCCGGCGGGACGAAGAAGTCCGCCGAGCCCGCTGCGGCACAGGCTGTTTCGGTCGAACGCTTGGCGGGAGACGGCGAAGCCAGCGGAGCCGTCGCTGAGACTGCCGGCGTCGCAACATCTTCGGCCCGAACAGATGATGTGATCGACGTCTCCGCTACCGTGTCGAGATCCATACCATTCCCGGATTCCGCTGAGGCGCATGGTGTGTCGGCTTCTCCTGCCGACGTGAGTGAGCCCGCACGAGGGGCGAGCACCGGATCTTTTCGAGCGACTGAACCCGACGAGCCCCGTCCGGCGAGCGAGCGACCCTACCCGCGGACCACGGACCAGGCCGATGCGTCCGGTGGTGATGGGTCTTCGGAGGAGGATGGGCCGCGCGCGGTCGACGCGGTGAGCGGCGAACAATGGGACGCCGTCGTCGAAGATCGGCCCGCGAACCAGCTCTCTCCTGCCGATCCGCCGCGGTCACCGGCACCTTCCGGCGTCGAGGTGGAGATCGCTTCATGGGAGCGGTACGTGCACGGCCCGGCGTTCGTCACCGCGCTCGCGCAAGGAAAGGGGGCGCGGGCGGCGTGGCAAGCACTGCCCGGCGAAGACTGGCCACGGCGGCTGGCCGAACTCGCCGCTGTGGTGGCGGCGCAGGGGCGCAGCGCGATCCTGATGGTGCCCGATCAACGCGATCTCGACCGAGTACTGACGGAATGCGTTCGGCTGGTGGGAGATTCGGCGGTCGGACTCGCGGCCGGTCTCGGACCGGCGGCCAGGTACCGGCGCTGGCTCGCGGTGCTGCGTGGTTCGGCGCGCGTGGTGGTCGGCACGCGCAGCGCGGTATTCGCACCGGCGGTGAATCTCGGCCTGATCGGGCTCTGGGACGACGGCGATGACACCTACGCCGAACCGCGCGCTCCGTATCCGCACACGCGCGAGGTGGCGATGCTGCGAGCGCACGAGACCGGGGCCGCGTTCGTGGCGGCCGGTTTCGCGCGGACCGCGGAGGTCCAGGCTGTGGTCGATTCCGGCTGGGCGCACGACCTGGTTGCCGACCGAGCCGTCCTGCGTAAGGCCGCGCCGCGGATCAGTGCCCCCGGAGACAGCGACATCGCACTGGAACGCGATCCGGTCGCGCGCGCGGTCCGGATTCCCGGCGTCGCGTTCGCGGCCGCCCGTGCCGCGCTGAAGGAGGGGGCGCCGGTGCTGGTTCAGGTGCCGCGTCGCGGCTACATTCCCGCACTGGCCTGCGCGAAATGCCGCACGCCCGCCCGATGCAGGCACTGCAACGGGCCGCTCGCGCTGCCGGAAGCGCATCGGCAGCGCGGCCCGTCTGCCGAGTCCAGCGCGGCCGTCCAGAGTCCCGCATGCCGCTGGTGCGGGATCACCGAAGCCGCGTTCCGCTGCACCAGCTGTGGGTCGCGCGTATTGCGCGCGGTGGTGATCGGCGCGGCCCGCACAGCGGAAGAACTCGGCCGCGCGTTTCCCGATGTGACGATTCGTGGTTCCGGCGGTGGTGCGGTGCTCGACACCGTGGAGCCGGGACCGCAAGTGGTTGTCGCGACGGTGGGCGCCGAGCCTGTCGTACCCGGCGGTTACGGCGTCGCGTTGCTGCTCGACGGTTGGGCGTTGCTCGGCCGCGCCGACCTGCGGGCCGCCGAGGACGCGCTGCGCCGCTGGATGGCCGCCGCCGCGCTGGTCCGCGCGCACGGGCAGGTCATCGTGATGGCCGAGCCCTCGATACCCACCGTGCAGGCGCTGGTCCGCTGGGACCCGGTGGGCGCCGCCCGTGCCGAGGTCGCCGCCCGTGCCGAGGTCGGCTTCCCCCCCGCGGTCCGTCTGGCGGCCGTCGACGGCACCGCTGCCACCATCGCCGAATTGCTCGCCGCGGCCGAGCTTCCCGACATCGTCGACCAGCTCGGGCCGGTGCCGCTCCCGGATGGCGCCCGCAAGCCCTTCTCCTCCGGCGATTCCCCCGTCGAGGTCGAGCGCATCCTGCTGCGGGTCGAACGCGGTTACGGCGCGGCGCTGGCGGGTGCTCTGCGCGCGGCCCAGGCGGTCCGCAGCACGCACCGCTCCGACGCACCGCTGCGCGTCCAGATCGATCCGATCGACATCGGCTGA